A genomic segment from Bombus affinis isolate iyBomAffi1 chromosome 13, iyBomAffi1.2, whole genome shotgun sequence encodes:
- the LOC126923444 gene encoding ethanolamine-phosphate cytidylyltransferase isoform X1: MTENRKEVRVWCDGCYDMVHFGHANSLRQAKALGDYLVVGVHTDEEITKHKGPPVFMEQERYKMVRGIKWVDEVVEGAPYVTTLETLDKYNCDFCVHGDDITMTADGVDTYHLVKAAGRYREVQRTAGVSTTDLVGRMLLMTRQHFKQGDSEYSVDREPSKSMGQDRTARSPWTGCSQFLPTTQKIIQFSDGKSPQPGDKIVYVAGAFDLFHVGHLDFLEVAKKEGDYLIVGLHTDPVVNRYKYGNHPIMNLHERVLSVLACKYVNEVVIGAPYEVTKDLMEHFDVAIVCHGQTPIMPSEDGSDPYIEPKRQNKFKLLDSGNDMTTEKIVERIILHRLEFENRNLKKEKKEQAAYEALIKSQKKERTE, from the exons ATGACAGAAAATCGCAAGGAAGTAAGGGTATGGTGTGATGGATG CTATGACATGGTGCATTTTGGCCACGCGAATTCTTTGCGTCAAGCGAAGGCATTAGGTGATTATCTAGTTGTGGGTGTACATACAGATGAAGAAATTACTAAGCATAAGGGACCACCAGTATTTATGGAACAAGAAAG GTACAAAATGGTTCGTGGTATCAAGTGGGTAGATGAGGTAGTTGAAGGAGCACCTTATGTTACGACTTTAGAAACATTAGACAAATACAATTGTGATTTTTGTGTTCATGGTGATGATATCACCATGACAGCGGATGGTGTAGACACGTACCATTTGGTCAAAGCAGCAGGTCGTTATag gGAAGTTCAAAGAACAGCTGGTGTGTCAACAACTGATCTAGTAGGCAGAATGTTATTAATGACACGGCAACATTTTAAACAAGGAGATAGTGAATATAGTGTTGATAGAGAACCTAGTAAAAGCATGGGTCAAGATAGAACAGCACGAAGTCCATGGACAGGTTGTTCACAATTCTTACCTACTACACAAAAAATTATCCAATTCAGTGATGGGAAAAGTCCACAACCTGGAGATAAAATAGTTTATGTAGCAGGAGCATTTGACCTTTTTCATGTTGGTCATTTAGATTTCCTAGAAGTTGCAAAAAAAGAAGGTGATTATCTTATAGTTGGACTTCATACAGATCCAGTGGTTAATAGATACAAATATGGTAATCATCCAATTATGAATCTTCATGAAAGAGTACTTAGTGTGCTGGCATGCaaa TACGTTAATGAAGTAGTAATTGGGGCTCCATATGAAGTTACTAAAGATCTTATGGAACATTTTGATGTAGCTATTGTTTGTCATGGTCAGACTCCTATCATGCCTTCTGAGGATGGTTCAGACCCATATATTGAACCTAAAAGAcagaataaatttaaattattggATAGTGGTAATGACATGACAACGGAGAAAATTGTTGAACGCATAATTCTTCACAG GTTGGAATTCGAAAATAGGAAtttaaagaaggaaaaaaaagaacaagcaGCTTACGAAGCCCTTATAAAGTctcagaaaaaagaaaggactgAATAA
- the LOC126923444 gene encoding ethanolamine-phosphate cytidylyltransferase isoform X2, which yields MTENRKEVRVWCDGCYDMVHFGHANSLRQAKALGDYLVVGVHTDEEITKHKGPPVFMEQERYKMVRGIKWVDEVVEGAPYVTTLETLDKYNCDFCVHGDDITMTADGVDTYHLVKAAGRYREVQRTAGVSTTDLVGRMLLMTRQHFKQGDSEYSVDREPSKSMGQDRTARSPWTGCSQFLPTTQKIIQFSDGKSPQPGDKIVYVAGAFDLFHVGHLDFLEVAKKEGDYLIVGLHTDPVVNRYKYGNHPIMNLHERVLSVLACKYVNEVVIGAPYEVTKDLMEHFDVAIVCHGQTPIMPSEDGSDPYIEPKRQNKFKLLDSGNDMTTEKIVERIILHSA from the exons ATGACAGAAAATCGCAAGGAAGTAAGGGTATGGTGTGATGGATG CTATGACATGGTGCATTTTGGCCACGCGAATTCTTTGCGTCAAGCGAAGGCATTAGGTGATTATCTAGTTGTGGGTGTACATACAGATGAAGAAATTACTAAGCATAAGGGACCACCAGTATTTATGGAACAAGAAAG GTACAAAATGGTTCGTGGTATCAAGTGGGTAGATGAGGTAGTTGAAGGAGCACCTTATGTTACGACTTTAGAAACATTAGACAAATACAATTGTGATTTTTGTGTTCATGGTGATGATATCACCATGACAGCGGATGGTGTAGACACGTACCATTTGGTCAAAGCAGCAGGTCGTTATag gGAAGTTCAAAGAACAGCTGGTGTGTCAACAACTGATCTAGTAGGCAGAATGTTATTAATGACACGGCAACATTTTAAACAAGGAGATAGTGAATATAGTGTTGATAGAGAACCTAGTAAAAGCATGGGTCAAGATAGAACAGCACGAAGTCCATGGACAGGTTGTTCACAATTCTTACCTACTACACAAAAAATTATCCAATTCAGTGATGGGAAAAGTCCACAACCTGGAGATAAAATAGTTTATGTAGCAGGAGCATTTGACCTTTTTCATGTTGGTCATTTAGATTTCCTAGAAGTTGCAAAAAAAGAAGGTGATTATCTTATAGTTGGACTTCATACAGATCCAGTGGTTAATAGATACAAATATGGTAATCATCCAATTATGAATCTTCATGAAAGAGTACTTAGTGTGCTGGCATGCaaa TACGTTAATGAAGTAGTAATTGGGGCTCCATATGAAGTTACTAAAGATCTTATGGAACATTTTGATGTAGCTATTGTTTGTCATGGTCAGACTCCTATCATGCCTTCTGAGGATGGTTCAGACCCATATATTGAACCTAAAAGAcagaataaatttaaattattggATAGTGGTAATGACATGACAACGGAGAAAATTGTTGAACGCATAATTCTTCACAG TGCTTAA